One segment of Haloplanus natans DSM 17983 DNA contains the following:
- a CDS encoding TIGR04206 family protein, translated as MVPDRSPLLVVVALLVVPWSVQTFAGARPPGFVFPWGLVNFDPFSVTFIWDFLFRYTMGLPDYILAWPLSVGCYLLALASAAGGAAVGREDPRLTAGLLAAAGVAQLTLARGFSFQPGRAGWPLGTLACWLVAWWVYRRRDA; from the coding sequence ATAGTGCCCGACCGCTCGCCGCTGCTGGTCGTCGTAGCGCTCCTCGTCGTCCCGTGGTCGGTCCAGACGTTCGCGGGCGCTCGCCCGCCAGGATTCGTCTTCCCGTGGGGGCTGGTCAACTTCGATCCGTTCTCGGTCACGTTCATCTGGGACTTCCTCTTCCGGTATACGATGGGCCTTCCCGACTACATCCTCGCTTGGCCGCTCTCGGTGGGGTGTTATCTCCTCGCGCTCGCGAGCGCGGCCGGTGGCGCCGCCGTCGGCCGCGAGGATCCGCGCCTGACCGCCGGCCTCCTCGCGGCCGCTGGCGTGGCGCAGTTGACCCTCGCCCGCGGCTTTTCGTTCCAGCCCGGCCGGGCCGGCTGGCCGCTCGGGACGCTCGCCTGCTGGCTCGTCGCGTGGTGGGTGTACCGACGGCGCGACGCGTGA
- a CDS encoding DUF6684 family protein, with protein sequence MAINVFDRDTLLDLTVNFVPLFILLFFFVGYVVYNPFGVDLGGRILQVALLLAPFVLLAILTYLSGKAIATAEKTAPVYLPGGATVDGAEPIEDEHEE encoded by the coding sequence ATGGCGATAAACGTGTTCGATCGGGACACCCTCCTCGATCTGACGGTGAACTTCGTGCCGCTGTTCATCCTCCTCTTTTTCTTTGTCGGATACGTCGTGTACAACCCGTTCGGAGTCGATTTGGGAGGGCGCATCCTTCAAGTCGCGCTGTTGCTCGCTCCATTCGTCCTGCTGGCCATCCTGACGTATCTGTCGGGGAAGGCCATCGCGACGGCGGAGAAAACCGCCCCGGTGTACCTGCCGGGCGGCGCGACGGTCGACGGAGCCGAACCGATCGAAGACGAACACGAGGAGTGA
- a CDS encoding NADP-dependent oxidoreductase → MRAWHFAERPEGEPTLDSFDLREVDRPTPRFGELLVRVRYLSVDPYMRGRMRAGESYAEPWAVGDPLEGGVVGEVVESEHDGYEVGDLVAGRGTWSEYSVLDADDATPVDPDVAALPAYLGVLGMPGRTAYFGLLDVGDPRPGDTVVVSGAAGAVGSTVGQIAKLNGCRVVGFAGTDEKTAWLADGLGFDAAINYKATDDYRTALDDAAPGGVDVYFDNVGGPITDAVFTKLNVDARVAVCGQIAHYNDERVPTGPRTLPLLIASRAKVEGLLVSDYATRFDAAREQLETWVASGELDHRETVVDGLENAPDAFLGLFSGDNVGKQVVRVAE, encoded by the coding sequence ATGCGAGCCTGGCACTTCGCCGAGCGACCGGAAGGCGAACCGACCCTCGACAGCTTCGACCTGCGCGAGGTCGACCGGCCGACGCCGCGGTTCGGCGAACTCCTCGTGCGCGTTCGGTACCTCTCCGTCGATCCCTACATGCGGGGTCGGATGCGGGCGGGCGAGTCCTACGCCGAGCCGTGGGCGGTCGGCGACCCCCTCGAGGGCGGGGTGGTCGGCGAAGTCGTCGAGAGCGAGCACGACGGGTACGAGGTCGGTGACCTCGTGGCCGGCCGTGGCACGTGGAGCGAGTACAGCGTCCTCGACGCCGACGACGCGACCCCCGTGGACCCCGACGTGGCGGCCCTCCCCGCGTATCTGGGCGTCCTCGGCATGCCGGGCCGGACGGCCTACTTCGGCCTCCTCGACGTTGGCGACCCCCGCCCCGGCGACACCGTCGTCGTCTCGGGGGCGGCCGGCGCCGTCGGCTCGACGGTAGGGCAGATTGCGAAACTGAACGGCTGTCGCGTCGTCGGGTTCGCCGGCACGGATGAGAAGACGGCGTGGCTCGCCGACGGCCTCGGCTTCGACGCCGCGATCAACTACAAGGCGACCGACGACTACCGCACGGCGCTCGACGACGCCGCGCCGGGCGGCGTCGACGTCTACTTCGACAACGTCGGCGGTCCGATCACGGACGCGGTGTTCACGAAACTGAACGTCGACGCCCGCGTCGCCGTCTGCGGACAGATCGCCCACTACAACGACGAGCGCGTTCCGACTGGACCGCGGACGCTCCCGCTGCTCATCGCGTCGCGGGCGAAAGTCGAGGGGCTCCTCGTCAGCGACTACGCGACGCGCTTCGACGCGGCGCGCGAACAACTCGAAACGTGGGTGGCGTCTGGCGAACTCGACCACCGCGAGACGGTTGTCGATGGCCTCGAGAACGCGCCCGACGCGTTCCTCGGTCTCTTCTCGGGCGACAACGTCGGCAAACAGGTCGTCCGCGTCGCGGAGTAG
- a CDS encoding DUF7541 family protein produces the protein MDDQPGLSDQYRMASPWPIFVAFGIPVAELGILFDVFVVAVGGLLLFCGSLTGMIRESGYAKTAWRPLVAFAGLLFVVGGVLAFTEVNLVTRGYAIITAGALLAVAGIAGELFVPKRETI, from the coding sequence ATGGACGATCAACCTGGGCTAAGCGATCAGTATCGGATGGCGAGTCCGTGGCCCATCTTCGTGGCGTTCGGCATCCCCGTCGCGGAACTCGGCATCCTGTTCGACGTGTTCGTCGTCGCCGTCGGCGGTCTGCTCCTGTTCTGTGGGAGCCTGACCGGCATGATTCGGGAGTCGGGCTACGCAAAGACGGCGTGGCGACCGCTCGTTGCCTTTGCCGGCCTGCTGTTCGTCGTCGGCGGCGTCCTCGCGTTCACCGAGGTGAACCTCGTGACACGCGGGTACGCCATCATCACGGCCGGCGCACTCCTCGCCGTGGCCGGCATCGCCGGTGAACTGTTCGTGCCGAAACGCGAGACGATCTGA
- a CDS encoding serine-tRNA(Ala) deacylase AlaX, which translates to MQTRAPAEPDVREFEATVERVDDAADGPAVVLDETYFYAESGGQPADRGSLAGVPVADVQKAADGVVHYLAEDATLAPGDDVVGVVDDEFRTYCTRAHTASHLLYGAGRRVLDDLGYGGFGIDAEKVRVDFATSTDIDDATLVELERLTNRAVWDSRPVSWAEVPVDEARARDDVAFNTKTEEGVMDGADTVRLVDIEGWDVAACGGTHVSNTRVVGPVEVLERSNPGEGLTRVEFAVGPPAIDRRATVRDAALDAARALGTGVDALDGAVASLRAERDDLAAEVQAYKSEVLGARLDDLPTTERDGKVWRVGTVADFGPNEVGEAVQDRAGDDADVIAVVGEESAPYVVVATVGGVDAGDLVSDLTDEFGGGGGGGPTFAQGGGLDAAPEAVVAALREA; encoded by the coding sequence ATGCAGACACGAGCCCCCGCCGAACCCGACGTTCGGGAGTTCGAAGCGACGGTCGAACGCGTCGACGACGCCGCAGACGGCCCCGCGGTCGTTCTCGACGAGACGTACTTCTACGCCGAGAGCGGCGGCCAGCCGGCCGATAGAGGATCGCTCGCTGGTGTCCCCGTCGCGGACGTACAGAAGGCTGCCGACGGCGTCGTCCACTACCTCGCCGAGGACGCCACACTCGCCCCCGGCGACGACGTCGTCGGCGTGGTCGACGACGAATTTCGTACGTACTGCACCCGCGCCCACACGGCGAGCCACCTGCTCTACGGCGCGGGGCGTCGCGTACTCGACGACCTGGGGTACGGGGGCTTCGGCATCGACGCCGAGAAGGTCCGCGTCGACTTCGCCACCTCGACCGACATCGACGACGCGACCCTGGTCGAACTCGAGCGCCTCACCAACCGTGCCGTGTGGGACTCCCGCCCCGTCTCGTGGGCGGAGGTGCCCGTCGACGAGGCGCGCGCACGCGACGACGTGGCGTTCAACACGAAGACCGAGGAGGGCGTGATGGACGGCGCCGACACCGTCCGCCTCGTCGACATCGAGGGGTGGGACGTGGCGGCCTGTGGTGGCACGCACGTCTCGAATACGCGGGTGGTCGGGCCGGTCGAGGTGCTGGAGCGGTCCAACCCCGGCGAGGGACTGACACGCGTCGAGTTCGCGGTGGGGCCGCCGGCCATCGACCGCCGGGCGACGGTTCGGGACGCCGCCCTCGACGCCGCACGGGCCCTCGGGACGGGCGTCGACGCCCTCGACGGGGCCGTCGCGTCTCTGCGGGCCGAACGCGACGACTTGGCGGCCGAGGTGCAGGCGTACAAATCCGAGGTGCTAGGGGCACGTCTCGACGACCTTCCGACGACCGAGCGCGACGGGAAGGTCTGGCGGGTCGGGACCGTCGCGGACTTCGGCCCCAACGAGGTGGGCGAGGCCGTACAGGACCGCGCTGGCGACGACGCGGACGTCATCGCCGTCGTCGGCGAGGAGTCGGCGCCCTACGTGGTCGTGGCGACGGTGGGCGGCGTGGACGCGGGTGACCTCGTTTCCGACCTGACCGACGAGTTCGGCGGGGGCGGTGGTGGCGGACCGACGTTCGCTCAGGGCGGCGGCCTCGACGCGGCGCCGGAGGCGGTCGTCGCGGCCCTGCGGGAGGCCTAG
- a CDS encoding OBG GTPase family GTP-binding protein codes for MGLEEEIEDLREEITNTPYNKSTEQHIGRLKAKLAEKKEKLERQASSGGGQGYAVEKTGDATVGLVGFPSVGKSTLLNALTNAESEVGEYEFTTLNVNPGMLKYNGANIQMLDVPGLIEGAAGGRGGGQEVLSVVRTTDLVVFMLSVFEIQQYDRLREELYANKVRLDTSPPNLSISKTGKGGLRVTTTDDVALDEGTIKSVLREHGYVNADVTVRGDCTIDELIDGIQDNRVYLPSIVAVNKADLIDKDYLPTVEENLRDHGLDPDEVVFISAEEERGLDALREKIWEALGMIRVYMDKPGRGVDYDEPLVLREGKNTVDDALTKLGGTLDERFRFARVTGPSAKHDEQQVGRDHELQDEDVMRVVARR; via the coding sequence ATGGGTCTGGAGGAGGAGATCGAGGACCTCCGCGAGGAGATCACCAACACGCCGTACAACAAGTCGACCGAACAGCATATCGGCCGGCTGAAGGCGAAGCTCGCGGAAAAAAAGGAGAAACTCGAACGGCAGGCCTCCTCGGGCGGCGGTCAGGGCTACGCCGTCGAGAAGACGGGCGACGCCACCGTCGGCCTGGTCGGCTTCCCCAGCGTCGGCAAGTCGACCCTGCTCAACGCCCTCACGAACGCCGAGAGCGAAGTCGGCGAGTACGAGTTCACCACCCTCAACGTGAACCCGGGGATGCTCAAGTACAACGGCGCGAACATTCAGATGCTCGACGTGCCGGGGCTGATCGAGGGGGCCGCCGGCGGCCGCGGCGGCGGGCAGGAAGTCCTCTCGGTCGTCCGGACGACCGATCTCGTCGTCTTCATGCTCTCGGTGTTCGAAATTCAGCAGTACGACCGGCTCCGCGAGGAGCTGTACGCCAACAAGGTGCGACTGGACACCTCACCACCGAACCTCTCCATCTCCAAGACCGGCAAGGGTGGCCTGCGCGTGACGACCACCGACGACGTGGCACTGGACGAGGGGACGATCAAGAGCGTCCTGCGCGAACACGGCTACGTCAACGCCGACGTGACGGTCCGCGGGGACTGCACCATCGACGAACTCATCGACGGCATCCAGGACAACCGGGTCTACCTCCCCTCCATCGTCGCGGTCAACAAGGCCGATCTGATCGACAAGGACTACCTTCCGACGGTAGAGGAGAACCTCCGTGATCACGGCCTCGACCCCGACGAAGTGGTGTTCATCAGCGCCGAGGAGGAGCGCGGCCTCGACGCCCTCAGGGAGAAAATCTGGGAGGCACTCGGGATGATCCGCGTCTACATGGACAAGCCGGGCCGTGGCGTCGACTACGACGAACCGCTCGTCTTGCGCGAGGGGAAAAACACCGTCGACGACGCCCTGACCAAACTCGGGGGGACGCTCGACGAGCGGTTCCGCTTCGCCCGCGTCACCGGCCCCAGCGCGAAACACGACGAACAGCAGGTCGGTCGCGACCACGAACTGCAGGACGAGGACGTGATGCGCGTCGTCGCCCGGCGATAG
- a CDS encoding HAD family hydrolase, whose translation MTPEPNEYGAVVYDLDGTLVRLAVDWDAAASDAVAAFADAGVDAADADLWSLFETAPEYGLGAELEAILADHERRGAEDATRLPHADRVPEWPVPVGVCSLNAESACRLALDRHDLLGHVDAVVGRDSVATHKPDPEPLLTTIDRLGADPSSSLFVGDSERDAVTAERAGVAFEWVDG comes from the coding sequence GTGACTCCGGAGCCCAACGAGTACGGCGCGGTCGTGTACGACCTCGACGGGACGCTCGTCCGCCTCGCGGTCGACTGGGACGCCGCCGCCAGCGACGCGGTGGCTGCCTTCGCCGACGCGGGCGTCGACGCCGCCGACGCCGACCTCTGGTCGCTGTTCGAGACGGCGCCGGAGTACGGCCTCGGGGCGGAGTTGGAGGCGATTCTCGCCGATCACGAGCGCCGTGGGGCCGAGGACGCGACACGCCTCCCGCACGCCGACCGCGTTCCGGAGTGGCCCGTCCCCGTCGGCGTCTGCTCGCTCAACGCCGAGTCGGCCTGTCGGCTGGCCCTCGATCGGCACGACCTGTTGGGGCACGTCGACGCCGTGGTCGGCCGGGACTCTGTGGCGACACACAAACCCGACCCCGAACCCCTGCTGACGACCATCGACCGCCTCGGCGCCGACCCGTCGTCGTCGTTGTTCGTCGGCGACTCCGAGCGCGACGCCGTGACCGCGGAGCGAGCGGGCGTCGCCTTCGAGTGGGTGGACGGCTGA
- a CDS encoding helix-turn-helix domain-containing protein — MTKYSTGSDRGGGDGDACELCGRETANLERATVAGASLLVCSDCAPHGDTGGRGGGGGEGASGGSGSRTDADEPNRRKRAARNTARIYDASRGNTKRWEREGTDYEEDRLPYLVSGYGDRVEAARQGAGLTVEELATDLEADADDVLALEQGRATRAGVGGSLVRAVEKRLGVELVDE, encoded by the coding sequence ATGACGAAATACTCGACCGGCTCGGACCGAGGAGGCGGCGACGGCGACGCCTGCGAGCTCTGTGGCCGCGAGACGGCGAACCTCGAGCGCGCCACCGTCGCGGGCGCGAGCCTGCTCGTCTGTTCGGACTGTGCCCCCCACGGTGACACCGGCGGGCGCGGCGGCGGTGGGGGCGAGGGGGCCAGCGGCGGGTCGGGTTCGCGGACCGACGCCGACGAGCCCAACCGTCGCAAACGCGCCGCCCGGAACACCGCCCGCATCTACGACGCGTCCCGGGGCAACACGAAACGCTGGGAGCGGGAGGGGACCGACTACGAGGAGGACCGCCTCCCCTATCTCGTCTCCGGCTACGGTGACCGCGTCGAGGCGGCGCGACAGGGCGCCGGGCTGACGGTCGAGGAACTCGCCACGGACCTGGAGGCCGACGCCGACGATGTGCTCGCGCTCGAACAGGGGCGAGCCACCCGTGCCGGCGTCGGCGGCTCGCTCGTCCGCGCCGTCGAGAAGCGCCTCGGCGTCGAACTCGTGGACGAGTAG
- a CDS encoding VNG_1110C family protein, which translates to MSGPERLRDSTQIVVPCESLDGIRGDIESEFAVSVFTTGEGMCRIVGSPVEIKDVGQFLARHGVNVA; encoded by the coding sequence ATGTCGGGCCCCGAGCGGTTGCGAGACAGCACGCAGATCGTGGTGCCGTGCGAATCGCTGGACGGCATTCGGGGCGATATCGAATCCGAGTTCGCCGTCAGCGTCTTCACCACCGGGGAGGGGATGTGTCGGATCGTCGGCAGTCCGGTCGAGATCAAGGACGTTGGCCAGTTTCTCGCCCGTCACGGTGTCAACGTCGCCTGA
- a CDS encoding carboxypeptidase regulatory-like domain-containing protein produces the protein MSRLPAVLCVVLVLSLVAPASVAVAQSNGETVTLTVTVRDQAGNPISDADLDVTWDGGSTTATTAANGKAFVDVPAGASVSIAVTHPRYVRNSPYRIAEATEDDVTVDVFRKSSVRLEVSDDDGPVANASVLIERGGLDVETGTTGPNGVFESGVLQAGSYSITVSKAGYYTRRKSLDIDGEITNRVALRRGSTAVDVRVVDPHFDPARPVAGANVTLVGVGGSRTDRGGNASVTAPVNTETTLRVTRDGYRTVERDLTVGEEATTVSVDLSRTPSITLAAANERIVAGERLVITATNAYGEPSTDATIYLDGERAGTTDGEGEAAVRIDDPGDHTLYVTRNGVRSNEVSVEAISADGDTATPTPSPTATPTPTATTTTGTSPGFGAVLAVLATLLFAARFVRR, from the coding sequence ATGTCACGGCTTCCTGCGGTCCTGTGTGTGGTCCTCGTGCTGTCCCTCGTCGCTCCGGCGAGCGTCGCCGTCGCCCAGTCGAACGGCGAGACGGTCACCCTCACCGTCACCGTCCGCGATCAAGCCGGGAATCCGATATCGGACGCCGACCTCGACGTGACGTGGGACGGCGGATCGACGACGGCGACGACGGCCGCGAACGGCAAGGCGTTCGTCGACGTGCCCGCGGGCGCCTCGGTGTCCATCGCCGTGACCCACCCGCGGTACGTCCGCAACAGCCCCTACCGAATCGCCGAGGCGACCGAAGACGATGTCACCGTCGACGTGTTCCGTAAGAGCTCGGTCCGTCTCGAAGTGAGCGACGACGACGGTCCCGTCGCCAACGCGTCGGTCCTCATCGAACGGGGAGGCCTAGACGTGGAGACGGGAACGACCGGCCCGAACGGCGTCTTCGAGTCCGGCGTCCTCCAGGCGGGGTCGTACTCGATCACCGTCAGCAAGGCCGGCTACTACACGCGGCGAAAGTCGCTCGACATCGACGGCGAGATCACGAACCGCGTCGCCCTCCGGCGCGGATCGACGGCCGTCGATGTCCGGGTCGTCGACCCGCACTTCGACCCCGCACGTCCCGTCGCGGGGGCGAACGTCACCCTCGTCGGCGTCGGCGGGAGCCGAACGGATCGCGGCGGCAACGCCAGCGTGACCGCCCCGGTCAACACGGAGACCACTCTCCGCGTGACTCGCGACGGCTACCGGACCGTCGAACGCGACCTGACGGTCGGGGAGGAGGCGACCACCGTCTCGGTCGACCTCTCGCGCACGCCGTCGATCACGCTCGCCGCCGCCAACGAACGCATCGTGGCCGGCGAGCGACTCGTCATCACCGCCACCAACGCGTACGGTGAGCCCTCGACGGACGCGACGATCTACCTGGACGGTGAACGCGCCGGGACCACCGACGGCGAGGGCGAGGCCGCCGTGCGGATCGACGACCCCGGCGACCACACCCTCTACGTGACGCGGAACGGCGTCCGGTCGAACGAGGTGTCGGTCGAGGCGATCAGCGCCGACGGCGACACGGCGACGCCGACGCCATCCCCCACCGCGACGCCCACCCCGACGGCGACGACGACGACCGGAACCAGTCCCGGATTCGGGGCGGTCCTCGCCGTCCTCGCGACGCTCCTCTTCGCCGCCCGGTTCGTGCGCCGCTAG
- a CDS encoding ribonuclease J: protein MEIEIATIGGYEEVGRQMTAVRAGSDVVIFDMGLNLSQVLIHDNVETEQMHSLDLIDMGAIPDDRVMSDLEGDVQAIVPTHGHLDHIGAISKLAHRYDAPVVATPFTIELVKQQVQSEDKFNVGNDLVKMDAGSTMSIGDSGNVELEFVNVTHSIIDAINPVLHTPEGAIVYGLDKRMDHSPVIGDPIDMDRFREIGREGAGVLCYIEDCTNAGRKGRTPSESVARKHLRDTMYAIEDYDGGIVATTFSSHIARVTSLVEFAEDIGRQPVLLGRSMEKYSGTAERLNFVDFPDDLGMYGHRKSVDRTFKRIMKEGKENYLPIVTGHQGEPRAMLTRMGRGETPYELENGDKVLFSARVIPEPTNEGQRYQSERLLGMQGARIYDDIHVSGHLRNEGHYEMLDALQPQHVIPAHQDLEGFAPYVDLAEGQGYALGRDLHVTRNGNMIQLVE from the coding sequence ATGGAAATCGAAATCGCAACAATCGGCGGCTACGAGGAAGTCGGACGGCAGATGACTGCTGTCCGGGCCGGGAGCGACGTCGTCATCTTCGATATGGGTCTGAACCTGTCGCAGGTCCTGATCCACGACAACGTCGAAACCGAACAGATGCACAGTCTCGACCTGATCGACATGGGTGCCATCCCCGACGACCGGGTGATGAGCGACCTCGAAGGGGACGTACAGGCGATCGTCCCGACCCACGGTCACCTCGACCACATCGGCGCCATCTCGAAACTCGCCCACCGCTACGACGCGCCCGTCGTCGCGACGCCCTTTACGATCGAACTGGTGAAACAGCAGGTCCAGAGCGAGGACAAGTTCAACGTCGGCAACGACCTGGTGAAGATGGACGCGGGATCGACGATGTCCATCGGCGACTCGGGCAACGTCGAACTCGAGTTCGTCAACGTCACCCACTCGATCATCGACGCGATCAACCCCGTTCTCCACACGCCCGAAGGCGCCATCGTCTACGGGCTGGACAAGCGGATGGACCACTCGCCGGTCATCGGCGACCCCATCGACATGGACCGGTTCCGCGAGATCGGTCGTGAGGGCGCCGGCGTCCTCTGTTACATCGAGGACTGTACGAACGCGGGTCGGAAGGGCCGCACCCCCAGCGAGTCCGTCGCGCGCAAACACCTGCGCGATACGATGTACGCCATCGAGGACTACGACGGCGGCATCGTGGCCACTACGTTCAGTTCCCACATCGCCCGCGTCACTAGCCTCGTCGAGTTCGCGGAGGACATCGGGCGCCAGCCCGTCCTGCTCGGCCGATCGATGGAGAAGTACTCGGGCACCGCCGAGCGCCTGAACTTCGTCGACTTCCCGGATGACCTCGGGATGTACGGCCACCGCAAATCCGTCGACCGGACGTTCAAGCGGATCATGAAAGAGGGCAAGGAGAACTACCTCCCCATCGTCACGGGCCACCAGGGCGAACCGCGCGCGATGCTGACGCGGATGGGTCGCGGCGAGACGCCGTACGAACTGGAGAACGGCGACAAGGTGCTGTTCTCGGCGCGCGTGATTCCGGAACCGACGAACGAGGGCCAGCGCTACCAGTCCGAGCGCCTCCTCGGGATGCAGGGCGCCCGCATCTACGACGACATTCACGTCTCCGGCCACCTGCGCAACGAAGGTCACTACGAGATGCTGGACGCGCTTCAGCCCCAGCACGTCATCCCGGCCCACCAGGACCTCGAAGGGTTCGCACCCTACGTCGACCTGGCCGAGGGGCAGGGCTACGCCCTGGGCCGTGACCTCCACGTCACGCGCAACGGCAACATGATTCAGCTGGTGGAATGA